The DNA segment TTAACAATAATAATCACTTTTATGATCTAGAACATGGTCATAAAATTGCACGAGTTAAAGATCCCAACTCCTCATTTCAAGTTAATCAGGTAGCAGACTATGAAGAATTGTGGTGGACTCAAGTAAAACTCAACCAAGCAAGTTTGTGAGCAAGTTGGCGAGActatttgttctttttcttttaagtgaAACAACTCAAGTTGTGTTGTTTTGGCttacaaagaaagaagaaaaagcaattaATGTGTAGTTCacatttctctctccctttcCCCTTCTTGTTAATAGAGGTGTTTTTTGTTGCAGGTTGCATCAATTGTCTTGTGGAGGAATCCAGGTGGACAAAGTAGCAATAAAATCACAACACTTAGATTGTTACAATcttaagtaaaaaaaagttataccCAATCTATTAGTTAGATCTTTTGGCCCAGTAATAAACATTGGATCCAACACTTCTCCATTCATGACAATACTTCTAAGGTTTGTTGCAAGATTTTGGGCAGTTGAAGGTTATCATCATGGTTATCGAACAATGATTTGTTCTTCTCCCTGCCTTGTTGTGGGATTGCATAAAAGTTTGGAAACTCCACAAGCATGACCTTCTCCTCTACCCACTTACTTTCAATTTAAGGAAGACATTGTGCATTTTAACTGAAATCTGCACAACTATTGAAATTAATCTCTCCTTGCATTATTGAACATAAACTAAAATTcctattttcatatttacttcTTAGAGTCCGAATTTACTACTTCTGCAATTCCTATATTGTTAGTACCATCTTATAATCTTATATACCTAGGAGTGTATAAAAATTCAGCAAAAGGAAAAGGGACTGCTTCTCAAGTGTTAAAAGTAGAAGAAATGGTACATATTAGGTGGAAACACAATAGATGAAGATATAAATGGGAGTCATAGTATGGAATCCTTATGTCTTAAGCacaacaaagaaacatgttacacacacacacacacacacatatatatatatatatataatttacattgCATTAAATAGAGATGGGCCTAGATCCATATAGTAACATACATCTAGCACTCTCCCTTAAGTTAGAGGAGGGTGGGAAAGGTTGTGGGTTCAACTCCCCTCACTAAGACTTAAGAGTCATAAGGTTGGCTTGACAGGTTTGGAAGGGAGGGTGAGAGAGGTTGTGGGTTCAACTCCCTCCACTAACAAAATACTAACAACTAACATTtgcctataaaaaaaaattctacctTAAGttgccatatatatatatatatatatatatatatatatatatatatatatatatatagagagagagagagagagagatagatatATATGGTAAAGTACATCAAACAAATGTTATTGCTAGACTTGTTATGGATTTGCTACTTCACATTGCTTGAGCTTATTTAATGGTAATGAACTACTAGACTTGTTAACTTAATAgagtgttagaagtggactttaagtctaactaaactccacaaaaccggcttgtaaggtaaggtttgcacccacttatatactatgaattgatcttatctctagtcaacgtgggacttccaacacacccccctcttGCCGAAATATATACATCTCGGACGTgaaactagacattaatggatggtccgataacggcccaataacaggtggaacaatatgcctaACAAacatatcgctaggataggttTTAACATAgctctgatatcatgttaaaagGTGAACTTTAAACCTatctcaaccccacaaaaccggcttgtaagataaggtttacacccacttatatactatgactTGGCCTAGTCGATGTAAGACTTCCAACATAGAGGATTACTATTTTGcattattatgaaattaaaatgttcaaccattatgttatttataaatattttgacaatcttttaaatatttatgaactCTCTTGAGCCTATGAACCTCTCACAGGTTCATGCAAACTTTGAAGTTTGGCAATCTTGATATAGAGAAATAACTCAGTACTGAGATTATACACCCCATCTATGCCATAGAGGGGAAGCAACGAAAACAGGATAACCAGTAACAAACTATTTGCCAAAAAATAACAACTGGCTGTCATCATTTCCCTcccaaaaacaattaaattagcTCCACAGTTGAGGCAAGGTATGtaacatttaaaatagttatatttggCTGGAGGTACTTCATTTAGCATCACTCAATATTgactaaatatttttagataaaaacagaaagaccTGCTGCTTTGTAGGCTTCCGAAAACTTAGAAGCAAACAGTAGTTCACAAGGCTTTTAAGTTTCTGGCTGTAACGGTCATTGCAAATGCAGATGATAGGAATTTTTGATATCTTGATGGAAGCAATAAGATCAGCAACACCACCCCTATCACCAGCTGACATCCCATCAACCTCGTCCATAATTAGCACAGATTTGGAAAGCTTGGAcctgaaatttataattaaaacgaTTTAACAAGGTGCATTATGGACTCAAAACTTACATGTTATGATGAGTGATCAACCGTTCCATATTAGCACCAATAGACTCATTGGTTACAAGCTCCTTAACAGAATTTGTCTTGCTTCCACTAATTCCTTTCTCAATTTTGTTATCAGCTTTTCCACGGCTATCACTAGCATTAACCTTCAATGAATGTATGGACAAATGTGAGAGAAATTACATGGCAAAATAGATTTATCCAAATATACAAATTTACCGAGAAATATTGCAACCTCTATGGCTTGGAAACCAAGCTCCTGACAGACCAACTTTGCTGAAGTTGTTTTTCCTATACCAGGGGTTCCACTTAACAAGACAGCTTTTTTCAAACCAGAGTCATTTTGCTTTTTACCCTTTATTTTGTTACCAGTGTCCAAAAATTGTTCATGCCAAGCTTTCAACCAGTTACGTAGTTGAACAATCTGTACATTACATTTAAGGAAGTGAAAATTGATTATTCAAGTTCAGGtatacattaaaacaaaatataatcgCTAAAATATGCCAATGAAGACTAGTGATATACAAGTGACTGGTTCCCTATGACATCTTTTGGATCTTTAGGTCGATATTTCTCTGTCCACATAACAGAAGATTGAACAGTAGTAGCAGCCTTTGGCTTAGCTTGCTTAGAAGGTGATCGTGAAGACAGAGGAACTGCATTTGTTCATAAGGAATGCAACTCAGAACGTAAATAAACAAATACCCTTTGATTGTAATAAGTAAATTTAAACCCTCTGCTAAttcatgaatataaaaaaatgataattaaaagcACAACCAAACAATGCAGAAAATAGAAGCAGAAAGCATAAACTTATAAGGGCTTACCCTTTACTTGCGATTTCGGAGAAACTTTTGACGGGGATGCTACTGCAACAGCTTTATTCACAGGTTTCTTTTCTACCTGTGAAGGAGCTTTTGCAGGTTTTGATGCACGAATCATATCAAATAATCCATCCTCCGTGAGGAATGAAGTTctatatagaaatataaaacataGGTCGTATTACAATGGAAACAAAAACTGTTTTAAATGCTTTGTAacagcataaaaaaataatgctaACCCTAGCTCTTTGGCCTTTTCAGACTTCCGTCCCCCAATGTCTTCATCACATAGCAAATAATTCTGCAACGGAGGGTGTTAATCACATActgattataaaattaaaacacactTGAATGAAAAATCCTTATCCAACCGTTTTCTTGCTGACAGATCCAGTGACTCGACCACCATGGCGCTTAATCAAATCTTCAGCTTCTTCACGTTCCAAACTGTAAATGTGcagaacaaaaaatatataaaaacctAAACTAGCGAAATATGATCTGTAGACccaaactttcaaaaatagaatGAGAAACAATACTAAAACTAATAGTGGAGGATAAAAGATGAGCAATGAACAAACCAACTTCTGAACAAGCAAGTCAAGGAAAATATGAGAAGGCTACGTAAAAAATTTAGGATTCAATTACCTGTCCAGCGTTCCACTAATCACAAAAGTCAAGCCAGCTAAACAGTTAGGAGCACCTTCAGGGACTTCCTGACACACAAAAGAAGTCTCAATTCAttgacaaaaattttaaaaatcaaaaaatcCAAATGCTTGATAAATCTGAACCTTTTCTCCTTTGTGTGGGGgatcttttctttctccaaaATTCATGAATCCACCCCTACCACCTCCTCTACCTCTCCCACCACTTGATCGCCCAGATGCTCCCCTTCCTCCACCACCCCTTCCAGCAGATTTAACAGCAGACACGGCATCTTTGTCATCATCTTCGTCACTTTCTTCCAAAACTGCAGATTTTTGGGGAATTCCTTTACCTGATtcactctttaatttttttttcggaGTGGCCTCAGCTAACTTCTTTTTATTGGTGGGCAAGACAGAATCATCTCCAACATCTTCATGAATTTTCTTAGGCTCTGGTATATCTTCACTGTCCTTCACATTCTTTCTTTTAGCAGGTAACTCCTGCGTTTCTTTCTCATCTTTCACCTTTTGCTtgtttgtgttaaaatatttgCTAGTTACCCTCCTCCCGGAGCTTTCTTGACCTCCAGCCACCTGCAAGAAGAGTAAAAATCATTTTCCCTTTTTcccttcaataattttttatacattcaAATACCCTACCATCCCAAGTGATAATAGTTAATTCCCTGATTCGCCAAGCACCGGATGAAACCTACAACAATATTCAGCTCAAAAAGATAGAAatacgcaaaaaaaaaaaaaaaaaaaaaaaaaaaaaaacaacgacATAAGAAGTCTGCTTTTATCCATTACTAATACAAGCAAACAAACCCGCAACAAAAAAGGGTATCCCAAAACGATATTGTTGTTCTGAGGACAATGTAAGAACCAAAGTTTCGCATTCTTCAaattccattattttttttccatgcATGCCCCCATTTCCATTAAACCATTGGAAATAGAAACTAAACCTACACTCTGACTTCAAAACTCACtgcatttaaaaatgaaaaaaaaaaacaataaaacaaaataaaataaaacatagagCAGCAGCACACTAACATTTTTATCGGACTGGGGTTTATCCGAAGAAGGCTTGGATTGATTGGAAGGCTTGGAGGGAGCGGCATTGTTGCCCTTGTCATGTGATTTCATAAACCACTTCCTTATATCACTCTGCAATTCgacagagagaaagaaaaaacataaggTAACAAATTTCAAGGTGCAGAGAAAGATAATCGAAACGATAACGGTTTTTAAGAGgcgaagagaagagaaagataGAGAAAATAAGAACCCTAACTTACCATCTCTGTTTAGGGCGGGAGAACAGAAAGTTTGCACCACCTGAACGCAGACTGTGTTGTAACTTCACTCCCAAACAgcaatattattagttattctatttattattttaaaagagaaaagaataacTTCggctaattttaaaattaagacttgaaaacccataaatataaaatttttattttaattcaaaccagagaaataaagtcaaagttactagaacaaatatataattaacttttcttAGTGccatagaaataaaaaataaataaaatagaatcaGTATTAAATAGTATGTATGTATGgcttaaaaaaaaggaagtatTTGTGGAAAGTAATATGccttataattaatattattattgcatGCTATGAAaatatttcttcaaaatttattatttgtatattaattagcctgaataataacaattattaataaataattaatgagaataataattattaatttgaatgttAGATTATCTTTTTATATGTATCTGTGGCACGGCttggataaaaataatgtaaaatcatTAGAAAGTTTATCTAAGAGACAACTTtgaatgttttctttcaactcctaccaaaaacaatttgtttttctttcgaagcagaatttaaaatttaaaaatatatttaaatttattttcaactaaGTATTTGTGGAAAGTAATAtatcttataattaatattactattGTATGATATGTAAATATTCTTctcaaaaattattatttgtttttctttcggcgcataatttaaaatttaaaaatatagttaaatttatattcaactatttaaaatgtgataatttgttttttttcaatatttacatttaatgaACAAATAATgcgtatttatttatttctattttgacattttttaagGTACTGACTTATTCTTAGAAAGTGAAAGTAAATGACATTTATGTTTCTTAAATACTTTAAACAGAAATAATCGACACACGttagtttaaaaaatcatactttcaaatatttaaatatagtcaagttattttaaaaatttaaaatttaacttaaaaaaataaatttcatattaatttcattaattttttgtcgtaaaaataattagttttgaaaataaaacttcTCCCTGTTTGAATGAATGAGAATTTTTTCCctcttcatatttttaattatagtttttgttgtttttcctattttttaaaatttgtacaaagaaattatatttcataaaaccatatattttcagtttttcatGCTGGAACGGtgaataattattgtttttattatgtctATCCTTCAATTTCCACCTATTCGATCTTTGCACcgtatttcataaaattattcatttttcatgGTGGTATTAGGTATTTTATTCACGGTGGGATTAAGtaattgaaattgatttatattcAAAATGGTTATACTATTTGTTTCCGtaacttaaaagaaataacGGTTATAGtctattttatcaaaaaatattaatttttttttaacatgtgaaACATCATTCTACTATAACATCCAtctttttacatgtttttgtacTTCGCTGATAAGAATGTTTGtgagttaaattaaattgttttgaaaaaatgcAACGAAAAGTGTTACTGAAGGTGAAAGCTTGTAAATGTTGAGTTTTACAGAAATTAAAACATGTTCAAACCTTATTTATTTCTACTAAAATTGAAATGCATATGTATTGAACATATATAGGTGGCATTGAGgaattttgtgaaaataaaaaggttGATCATCTTTGCATTGATGAAATAGATGCAATTATGTGGGTTTTTTTATGGTTAAGAGGTGagtatttttttctgtttttatcgaAAAGTTTGGTCCTAAGTGAAGAATATTTCTCTTTAACTGTTAATAATGTTAATGTTTATCGTATTTAgggttattttacttttgtttgtttaattggttgttaaataaaaatttaagagatGTTATTCAAATTCATCTTGTTGATTTTCAATGAACAAGTGTGTTTGTATTTAAgtgaattaataaaatttaaagaagatTCTGGTTTGACATTAAGAAAATTAAGTTaactaaatatgaaaatttattttaagaaactCAACTAAGAATAAGAAACAATGAATtcaagtttataaaaataagaaacaacacaatgaaacataaaacacaatataataaaacataagtTGAAAAAACAGGAAATACaatatgaaaagttaaaaaagggaAAGGCGGATAAGGTGGTCACACCACTTGGAATCAAGGCCACCTGAGATAAATAGTGGTGCACACTTGAACCTAGGTTCAACATAAGACAACGGGGACttaaaaaacattatctaaAGTATCCCTTCATTCAAATATTAAgcataataattttactttattaaaatgatcAACTATTTACAAGTGATAGATATGTCTTCTTAAATAGGCAATGGGAAGGTCCTCCTAAAAATACCAAATAAGGGAAAAGGTAACCTAACAAAAGATGAAAGGGCTGTCTAGCAAAAACAAAGAGTGTCTTTCTAGAAGTCTAACAATGAGGGAAAGGAAGAACATGCTTTACTCGTTACAAAACCATGAAAAAGTAAATTCTCACTTCTCCAAGTGTGCATGGTGGCCCCACTCCAAGATGCTCTCTTGTCCACTTTCTAGATGTTCTCCTTTTCCACTTCCAAAATGGTATTCTTAGCAAACATAGGGGTCCCTTGAGCTAGGCTCCTCCCAAACCCTCCATTCTTATAAAAGGTGACAACTTCCAAAAGGGAAGGTGCCACTAGCATCTGtacaaaatataacataaacatgagttttattttaagaCATAAACTAAACTAAGTAAAAGAAGGAAGGTGAAGAAACTTGCCTCCTAAACATGTTTATTTCTTATTGAAGTTCTTCATCTCTGGTAGGGATTAAGGCTCATCGATATAGGTTTCTTGATAGTTTTTAATCACATGAAAAAGTTTGTAAAGTATAACAGGTTACGTTATGGAGGAGAAACATGTTGTGCAAGGAGTGGATCTTGATATATGGTCTCATTTTGAATCATTAGGGATAatgaatgtatttttaaatatgatagTGGGGTGAAGATTTGGTAGAAGCCAAAGGagatatgataaataaaaatttgaagcaACTGGGTACAAATGAGGATTTTATGAAATTGGCTAACTATGCAAAATACAATAAAGAGAATGTTTATATGTATGTAGAGCCTAATGTTAGTTCAACTTACATAATTAAACTAGTTgaagttttcaaaattcaagGAGTGAATGTGGATGATGGTCGTGGTATTGAGGGTGAAGGTCCAAATTTTGTGATTGGGTATGAAGAGATTGTTGGTTTAAATGGTGAGGTTATTGAAGTTGAAGTCGAGGAGAAAAGAAGATTACTCGTGTTTGTGGTTTAACTAACATTGCTACTACACGACGTTAGGGATGTCTAAACCAATAATTGGATTTTCATTTATGAATAGCAAAAGgtattataataacattttatgaATACTTTAATCACAATTGAATGTTATACCTAGTAGCAC comes from the Vigna radiata var. radiata cultivar VC1973A chromosome 2, Vradiata_ver6, whole genome shotgun sequence genome and includes:
- the LOC106756431 gene encoding replication factor C subunit 1 isoform X2, with translation MSDIRKWFMKSHDKGNNAAPSKPSNQSKPSSDKPQSDKNVAGGQESSGRRVTSKYFNTNKQKVKDEKETQELPAKRKNVKDSEDIPEPKKIHEDVGDDSVLPTNKKKLAEATPKKKLKSESGKGIPQKSAVLEESDEDDDKDAVSAVKSAGRGGGGRGASGRSSGGRGRGGGRGGFMNFGERKDPPHKGEKEVPEGAPNCLAGLTFVISGTLDSLEREEAEDLIKRHGGRVTGSVSKKTNYLLCDEDIGGRKSEKAKELGTSFLTEDGLFDMIRASKPAKAPSQVEKKPVNKAVAVASPSKVSPKSQVKVPLSSRSPSKQAKPKAATTVQSSVMWTEKYRPKDPKDVIGNQSLIVQLRNWLKAWHEQFLDTGNKIKGKKQNDSGLKKAVLLSGTPGIGKTTSAKLVCQELGFQAIEVNASDSRGKADNKIEKGISGSKTNSVKELVTNESIGANMERSKLSKSVLIMDEVDGMSAGDRGGVADLIASIKISKIPIICICNDRYSQKLKSLVNYCLLLSFRKPTKQQMAKRLMDVAKSEGLQVNEIALEELAERVNGDMRMAVNQLQYMSLSMSIINYDDIRQRFLTNAKDEDISPFTAVDKLFGFNAGKLKMDERINLSMSDPDLVPLLIQENYINYKPSLAGKDDNGIKRMNLIARAAESIADGDIVNVQIRRYRQWQLSQASCTATCIIPASLLHGQREILEQGERNFNRFGGWLGKNSTMGKNFRLLDDLHVHILASRESSSGRDTIRMEYLTLILKRLTEPLRTLPKAEAVQQVVEFMNTYSISQEDFDTIVELSKFKGQPNPLDGIQPAVKSALTKAYKEQSRSRVVRVADQITLPGVKKAPKKRIAAILEPAEEGGKNEDDTFDESEEENTSDTEELGITKGEKLQSELQSLNSKATQVQLELKGTGNSSSKKASAGRGKGASASGKKVAQAPKRKR
- the LOC106756431 gene encoding replication factor C subunit 1 isoform X1; its protein translation is MSDIRKWFMKSHDKGNNAAPSKPSNQSKPSSDKPQSDKNVAGGQESSGRRVTSKYFNTNKQKVKDEKETQELPAKRKNVKDSEDIPEPKKIHEDVGDDSVLPTNKKKLAEATPKKKLKSESGKGIPQKSAVLEESDEDDDKDAVSAVKSAGRGGGGRGASGRSSGGRGRGGGRGGFMNFGERKDPPHKGEKEVPEGAPNCLAGLTFVISGTLDSLEREEAEDLIKRHGGRVTGSVSKKTNYLLCDEDIGGRKSEKAKELGTSFLTEDGLFDMIRASKPAKAPSQVEKKPVNKAVAVASPSKVSPKSQVKVPLSSRSPSKQAKPKAATTVQSSVMWTEKYRPKDPKDVIGNQSLIVQLRNWLKAWHEQFLDTGNKIKGKKQNDSGLKKAVLLSGTPGIGKTTSAKLVCQELGFQAIEVNASDSRGKADNKIEKGISGSKTNSVKELVTNESIGANMERSKLSKSVLIMDEVDGMSAGDRGGVADLIASIKISKIPIICICNDRYSQKLKSLVNYCLLLSFRKPTKQQMAKRLMDVAKSEGLQVNEIALEELAERVNGDMRMAVNQLQYMSLSMSIINYDDIRQRFLTNAKDEDISPFTAVDKLFGFNAGKLKMDERINLSMSDPDLVPLLIQENYINYKPSLAGKDDNGIKRMNLIARAAESIADGDIVNVQIRRYRQWQLSQASCTATCIIPASLLHGQREILEQGERNFNRFGGWLGKNSTMGKNFRLLDDLHVHILASRESSSGRDTIRMEYLTLILKRLTEPLRTLPKAEAVQQVVEFMNTYSISQEDFDTIVELSKFKGQPNPLDGIQPAVKSALTKAYKEQSRSRVVRVADQITLPGVKKAPKKRIAAILEPAEEGGKNEDDTFDESEEENTSDTEELEGITKGEKLQSELQSLNSKATQVQLELKGTGNSSSKKASAGRGKGASASGKKVAQAPKRKR